The Acidobacteriota bacterium genome has a segment encoding these proteins:
- the fabZ gene encoding 3-hydroxyacyl-ACP dehydratase FabZ — protein MAMDIEKILELMPHRYPMLLVDRIIEVESEKRIVGLKNVTFNEAFFQGHFPDDPVMPGVMILEAMAQVGCLFILAGLDDREEKLVYFAGIDNARFRRPVRPGDQLRLEITALKIRSKTCKMRGEAYVGDELAAEAEFMSMLVPRKGRAEKKSPS, from the coding sequence ATGGCAATGGACATAGAGAAAATCCTGGAACTTATGCCGCACCGCTACCCGATGCTCCTCGTGGACCGGATCATCGAGGTCGAGTCGGAGAAGCGCATAGTGGGCCTTAAGAACGTCACGTTCAACGAGGCGTTTTTTCAGGGACATTTTCCCGACGACCCCGTCATGCCTGGCGTGATGATCCTGGAGGCCATGGCCCAGGTGGGCTGCCTGTTCATTCTCGCGGGCCTCGACGACCGCGAGGAGAAACTCGTCTATTTCGCCGGGATCGACAACGCCCGCTTCCGGCGCCCCGTCCGCCCGGGCGACCAGCTCCGCCTCGAGATCACGGCGCTCAAGATCCGATCGAAAACATGCAAGATGCGCGGCGAGGCGTACGTGGGGGATGAGCTCGCCGCCGAGGCGGAGTTCATGTCCATGCTCGTCCCCCGCAAGGG
- the radC gene encoding DNA repair protein RadC, whose amino-acid sequence MKSRARRPSAKEREKTSRSRGRVSPACESTPRDAVGRGAFLRDGGSRLEDEDLLALVLASGARRTEAAKKLAERILDQCGGLAGLAKTPLEKLLEIRGVDRARAGRILAALELSRRAQEVSLKAGEALRHPADVVRTILSRHAQANKEVFGVLLLDVKNRPRGYRIISVGTLDQSLVHPREVFKEAVALNAAKVVLFHNHPSGDPTPSAEDVDVTKCLVSAGHTLGIPVLDHIIVAEGGYVSLKEKKLFP is encoded by the coding sequence ATGAAGTCCCGCGCCCGCAGGCCTTCAGCCAAGGAGCGAGAAAAAACCTCCCGTAGCCGCGGCCGTGTTTCTCCCGCTTGCGAATCGACTCCGAGAGACGCCGTCGGCCGGGGCGCGTTCCTGCGCGACGGCGGCAGCCGCCTCGAGGACGAGGACCTCCTCGCGCTCGTGCTGGCGTCGGGCGCCCGCCGGACGGAGGCCGCGAAGAAACTCGCGGAGCGCATTCTCGACCAATGCGGCGGCCTGGCGGGCCTTGCCAAAACGCCCCTTGAAAAGCTTCTCGAAATCCGGGGCGTGGACCGCGCCCGCGCCGGACGCATCCTTGCGGCCCTCGAGCTCTCGCGGCGCGCGCAGGAGGTCTCGCTCAAGGCGGGAGAGGCGCTGCGCCATCCGGCGGATGTGGTGCGAACCATCCTCTCGCGCCACGCGCAGGCGAACAAAGAGGTGTTCGGCGTGCTCCTGCTGGACGTGAAGAACCGCCCGCGCGGCTACCGCATCATCTCCGTCGGCACCCTCGACCAGAGCCTTGTGCACCCCCGGGAAGTTTTCAAGGAGGCCGTTGCGTTAAACGCCGCGAAGGTCGTCCTTTTCCACAACCACCCCTCGGGCGACCCGACGCCGAGCGCCGAGGACGTCGACGTGACCAAGTGCCTCGTCTCGGCGGGTCACACGCTGGGCATCCCCGTGCTCGACCACATCATCGTGGCCGAAGGCGGCTACGTGAGCCTCAAGGAAAAGAAGCTGTTCCCCTGA
- the purE gene encoding 5-(carboxyamino)imidazole ribonucleotide mutase, with the protein MAAPKSSARRTGKTRTPRVGIMMGSASDRPVMAECEKTLESLGVACESVTLSAHRTPREVQRYVRAAPARGVRVLVAGAGMAAHLAGAVAAHTTLPVVGVPLDSSALNGLDALLSTAQMPPGIPVATMAVGKAGARNAALFAASILALDDAALARRLRALRSRNRKKVLSSDPATKRILKMLKRRKK; encoded by the coding sequence ATGGCCGCGCCGAAATCGTCCGCTCGCCGAACCGGGAAGACGCGAACGCCGCGCGTGGGAATCATGATGGGCAGCGCCTCGGACCGCCCCGTGATGGCGGAGTGCGAAAAGACTCTCGAGTCGCTGGGCGTCGCCTGCGAATCGGTGACGCTCTCGGCGCACCGGACGCCGCGCGAGGTGCAGCGCTACGTCCGTGCGGCGCCCGCCCGGGGCGTCCGAGTACTCGTCGCGGGAGCCGGCATGGCGGCACACCTTGCGGGCGCCGTCGCGGCGCACACGACGCTCCCCGTAGTCGGCGTCCCTCTCGACAGCTCGGCCCTGAACGGCCTCGACGCGCTCCTTTCGACCGCGCAGATGCCCCCCGGCATTCCCGTTGCGACCATGGCCGTCGGGAAGGCCGGGGCGCGCAACGCGGCGCTCTTCGCCGCGTCCATCCTCGCGCTCGACGACGCCGCTCTTGCCCGCCGCCTCCGCGCCCTGCGCAGCCGCAACCGCAAGAAGGTTCTCTCCTCCGACCCGGCGACGAAGCGGATTCTGAAAATGCTGAAGCGTCGGAAAAAATAA
- the ftsH gene encoding ATP-dependent zinc metalloprotease FtsH, translating to MQRLKTLTIWLVLLIAVLLVWQYFADTKPAPLSLTFSEFLAAVERKEVKEITIAGESDITGTFRENEKAFATIAPRYDGLVDLLRKHKVAITVKEENTGVYWGLLYTWLPIIVLVGLFVFLLRQMQAGSMKALSFGKSRARLASSDRERVTFADVAGCEEAKDDLSEIVQYLKDPQKFQRLGGKIPKGVLLVGPPGTGKTLLAKAVAGEANVPFFSISGSDFVEMFVGVGASRVRDLFEKSKKNAPCLIFIDELDAVGRLRGAGLGGGHDEREQTLNQLLVEMDGFETNLGVILLSATNRPDVLDPALLRPGRFDRKVIVDIPDLRGRTEILKVHTRKVPLAPDVNLETIARGTPGFTGADLANLANEAALLAARRNKEKVFMTEFEDSKDKVLMGSERRSRVISDEEKRTTAYHESGHTLVAMSVKHADPVHKVTIIPRGMALGVTQQLPVDDRHTYSKEYLVDRLAVLMGGRAAEELFLDHLTTGARDDLEKATSIARAMVCEMGMSGLGPATFGRKDDNVFLGREITRMVDYSEETARRIDAEVQKFLGESYDRAKDVLNENRETMERMVKHLLERETLTAEEAAAVVRGEELPPLEVAEPAPEPAPQEAEKQKAPAPVLTPAPAQK from the coding sequence ATGCAAAGGCTGAAGACGCTTACCATCTGGCTCGTGCTGTTAATCGCGGTGCTCCTGGTGTGGCAGTATTTCGCCGATACGAAGCCCGCGCCGCTGTCTCTTACCTTCAGCGAGTTCCTCGCGGCGGTCGAGCGCAAAGAGGTCAAGGAGATAACCATCGCGGGGGAATCGGACATCACGGGCACCTTTCGCGAAAACGAGAAAGCCTTCGCCACGATCGCGCCCCGCTACGACGGCCTGGTGGACCTCCTGCGCAAACACAAGGTCGCCATCACGGTCAAGGAAGAGAACACCGGGGTGTATTGGGGGCTCCTCTACACGTGGCTTCCCATCATCGTGCTCGTGGGGCTTTTCGTCTTTCTGCTGCGGCAGATGCAGGCCGGCTCCATGAAAGCGCTCTCGTTCGGAAAAAGCCGCGCGCGGCTCGCCTCGAGCGACCGCGAGCGCGTCACCTTCGCCGACGTCGCCGGATGCGAGGAGGCGAAGGATGACCTTTCGGAAATTGTCCAGTACCTGAAAGACCCGCAGAAGTTCCAGCGCCTCGGGGGAAAGATTCCCAAGGGCGTGCTCCTCGTCGGCCCGCCGGGCACGGGGAAGACGCTTCTCGCCAAGGCCGTCGCGGGGGAGGCGAACGTCCCGTTTTTCTCCATCAGTGGCTCGGACTTCGTCGAGATGTTCGTGGGCGTGGGCGCCTCGCGGGTGCGCGATCTTTTTGAAAAGAGCAAGAAAAACGCCCCCTGCCTCATCTTCATCGACGAGCTGGACGCCGTGGGGCGCCTGCGCGGCGCGGGCCTGGGCGGCGGGCACGACGAGCGCGAGCAGACGCTCAACCAGCTCCTCGTCGAAATGGACGGATTCGAGACGAACCTCGGCGTCATCCTTCTTTCCGCGACGAACCGCCCCGACGTCCTCGACCCGGCGCTCCTTCGCCCCGGCCGCTTCGACCGCAAGGTCATCGTGGATATTCCCGACCTCCGGGGACGCACCGAGATCCTGAAGGTGCACACGAGAAAAGTGCCGCTCGCCCCCGACGTGAACCTGGAGACGATCGCCCGGGGAACGCCCGGCTTCACGGGAGCCGACCTGGCGAACCTCGCGAACGAAGCGGCGCTTCTTGCGGCCCGCCGCAACAAGGAAAAGGTCTTCATGACCGAGTTCGAAGACTCGAAGGACAAGGTCCTGATGGGAAGCGAGCGCCGCAGCCGCGTCATCAGCGACGAGGAGAAGCGCACCACCGCCTACCACGAGTCGGGGCACACGCTGGTCGCCATGTCCGTCAAGCATGCCGACCCCGTGCACAAGGTGACCATCATTCCGCGGGGGATGGCGCTGGGCGTCACGCAGCAGCTTCCCGTCGACGACCGCCACACGTACAGCAAGGAGTATCTCGTGGACCGGCTCGCCGTCCTCATGGGCGGGCGGGCCGCCGAGGAGCTTTTTCTCGACCACCTGACCACGGGCGCCCGCGACGACCTGGAGAAGGCGACGAGCATCGCGCGCGCCATGGTGTGCGAGATGGGGATGAGCGGACTCGGCCCCGCGACCTTCGGCCGAAAAGACGATAACGTATTCCTGGGGCGCGAGATCACCCGCATGGTGGACTACAGCGAGGAAACCGCGCGGCGCATCGACGCGGAAGTGCAAAAATTTTTAGGCGAAAGCTACGACCGCGCGAAGGACGTTCTGAACGAAAACCGCGAGACGATGGAGCGCATGGTGAAACATCTGCTGGAGCGCGAGACGCTCACGGCCGAGGAGGCCGCCGCCGTGGTGCGCGGTGAGGAGCTTCCTCCGCTCGAGGTCGCGGAGCCCGCTCCCGAGCCCGCACCGCAAGAGGCCGAAAAGCAGAAAGCCCCCGCGCCCGTCCTTACGCCTGCTCCCGCGCAAAAGTAG
- the purD gene encoding phosphoribosylamine--glycine ligase produces the protein MRILVIGSGGREHALVWKISQSPLADEIYCAPGNPGIAEHAECVALDPTSSIELADFAQELRVGLTVVGPELPLTMGIVDEFLKRGLRIFGPRKLAAELEGSKVYAKEFLQKYDIPTASFEVAHSPDEARQILDRTGLPAVIKVDGLAAGKGVFVCLTPDDADKAVEAIMVKKKFGGAGERAVIEQFLEGTEASFIVISDGRRALPLVTSQDHKTLLEEDKGPNTGGMGAFSPATNLSQDMFRSVMQDVVQPTLVGLEKEGRRYAGFLYVGLMLTPDGPRVLEYNCRLGDPEAQVILPRLQSDLVVLLHSVASKELGRAKVEWDTRAATCVVLAAEGYPEAPKKGMPIEGLEEVEDMEDVFVFHAGTKREDDQTVVAGGRVLGVTGMGEKLSQSIRRAYEAVGRVRFEGMHFRRDIGLAALKGRASQDKEGKE, from the coding sequence ATGCGAATCCTTGTCATCGGCTCCGGCGGACGCGAGCACGCCCTGGTCTGGAAAATTTCTCAGAGCCCACTCGCGGACGAAATTTACTGCGCGCCCGGCAACCCGGGCATCGCCGAGCATGCCGAGTGCGTGGCCCTCGACCCGACGAGCTCGATCGAGCTCGCCGACTTCGCCCAGGAGCTCCGCGTCGGCCTCACGGTCGTGGGGCCGGAGCTTCCGCTCACGATGGGCATCGTGGACGAATTTCTCAAGCGAGGCCTGCGCATTTTCGGCCCCCGCAAGCTCGCGGCGGAGCTCGAGGGAAGCAAGGTCTACGCCAAGGAGTTCCTGCAGAAATACGACATTCCCACCGCGTCCTTCGAGGTCGCCCACTCCCCGGATGAAGCGCGGCAGATTCTCGACCGGACGGGGTTGCCCGCCGTGATCAAGGTCGACGGCCTTGCGGCGGGCAAGGGCGTCTTCGTCTGCCTGACGCCCGACGACGCGGACAAGGCCGTTGAGGCGATTATGGTGAAGAAGAAATTCGGCGGCGCCGGCGAGCGTGCCGTTATCGAACAATTTCTCGAAGGCACCGAGGCCTCCTTCATCGTAATCTCCGACGGCCGCCGTGCCCTCCCCCTGGTGACCTCGCAGGACCACAAAACCCTTCTCGAGGAGGACAAGGGGCCGAACACGGGAGGCATGGGCGCGTTTTCTCCGGCGACCAATCTCTCGCAGGACATGTTCCGCTCCGTGATGCAGGACGTCGTCCAGCCCACGCTCGTGGGACTCGAAAAGGAAGGGCGGCGCTACGCGGGATTCCTCTACGTCGGCCTCATGCTTACGCCCGACGGCCCCCGGGTGCTCGAATACAACTGCCGCCTCGGCGATCCCGAGGCGCAGGTCATCCTGCCGCGCCTTCAGAGCGACCTCGTCGTCCTCCTTCATTCCGTGGCGAGCAAGGAGCTCGGCCGCGCCAAGGTCGAGTGGGACACGAGAGCGGCCACGTGCGTCGTGCTCGCCGCCGAGGGCTATCCCGAGGCGCCCAAGAAGGGCATGCCCATCGAGGGTCTCGAAGAGGTGGAGGACATGGAAGACGTTTTCGTCTTCCATGCCGGCACCAAGCGGGAGGACGACCAGACGGTCGTCGCCGGAGGGCGCGTTCTCGGCGTCACCGGCATGGGAGAAAAACTGAGCCAGTCCATCCGCCGCGCCTACGAAGCCGTGGGCCGGGTGCGTTTCGAGGGCATGCACTTCCGGCGCGACATCGGCCTTGCGGCTTTGAAGGGGCGCGCCTCGCAAGACAAGGAGGGAAAGGAGTAA
- a CDS encoding PDZ domain-containing protein, producing MRALPFALFAAWTAALPAFAGGWAGMCVKDTPRGVRVTCVCPDGPAEDVGVRIGDILESVEGQSVDSVHTLAAHIDAAQPGERIELRMRREGSPPQPFSLVLEERPETPENAGCAVGWPNLNVPDLMRHIHPHKVRAAYLGATVQEMTPELREYFGAPSDRGVLVAGVDEDSPAARGLEVGDVILEIEKIPVRCGSDLISAVREREAGESVSLRAQRRGRPLELSFRLEAREKTRFDLGMLLSGHGDCPAEKGGQCRFLWHWSEEDFETSLKRLEDMMQTERFQRMMSERAQRQRMLEEKLKALEEKLEALEKKARMPKAPAI from the coding sequence ATGAGAGCCTTGCCTTTCGCTTTGTTTGCGGCGTGGACGGCGGCGCTGCCGGCGTTCGCCGGCGGCTGGGCCGGCATGTGCGTCAAGGACACGCCGCGGGGCGTGCGCGTAACGTGCGTCTGCCCCGACGGGCCGGCCGAAGACGTCGGGGTCCGGATCGGCGATATCCTCGAGTCCGTGGAGGGCCAAAGCGTGGATTCGGTGCACACCCTGGCGGCGCACATCGACGCCGCGCAGCCGGGAGAGCGCATCGAGCTTCGGATGCGGCGGGAGGGGTCTCCGCCGCAGCCTTTCTCGCTCGTTCTGGAAGAGCGCCCGGAGACGCCGGAAAACGCCGGCTGCGCCGTGGGGTGGCCGAACCTGAACGTTCCGGACCTCATGCGGCACATCCACCCGCACAAGGTGCGCGCCGCCTATCTCGGCGCCACCGTCCAGGAGATGACGCCCGAGCTGCGCGAATACTTCGGCGCGCCCTCCGACCGCGGCGTCCTCGTCGCCGGCGTCGACGAGGACAGCCCCGCCGCCCGCGGCCTCGAGGTCGGGGACGTGATCCTGGAAATCGAAAAAATTCCCGTCCGCTGCGGAAGCGACCTGATCTCGGCCGTGCGCGAGCGCGAGGCGGGCGAGAGCGTGTCGCTCCGGGCGCAGCGCCGCGGCCGGCCGCTCGAGCTCTCCTTCCGGCTCGAGGCGCGTGAAAAAACGCGGTTCGACCTCGGCATGCTCCTCTCCGGCCACGGGGATTGCCCCGCCGAAAAGGGCGGCCAGTGCCGGTTCCTGTGGCACTGGAGCGAGGAGGATTTCGAGACGAGTCTGAAGCGCCTGGAGGACATGATGCAGACGGAGCGGTTCCAGAGGATGATGTCCGAGCGCGCCCAACGCCAGAGGATGCTCGAGGAGAAGCTCAAGGCGCTCGAGGAGAAGCTCGAGGCGCTCGAAAAGAAAGCGCGCATGCCGAAGGCGCCGGCCATCTGA
- a CDS encoding phosphatidate cytidylyltransferase — MHWKRVLTALVFIPLFFGLVRYLPVYAFAVFIGAGALAALWEYAQLLHARGWVASRFVFVAAGLASAATLAFKPSAHRMLAASASLAVVFLVASLARPQRSMEQRFLSIGASLFGACCVGMGLGIQVPLRAHGAEWIFLLYLAVWLGDTFAFYVGRTLGRHPMAPEVSPRKTWEGAVGHVLGGLIGAIAAKMLFFHTPGWDIAVIAGILLSLAAQLGDLSISLLKRAAGAKDSGALLPGHGGVLDRADSLLFAAPLLFIYSRIVS; from the coding sequence GTGCACTGGAAACGAGTTCTCACCGCCCTTGTATTCATCCCGCTCTTTTTCGGACTGGTCCGATACCTCCCCGTCTATGCGTTTGCCGTCTTCATCGGCGCGGGAGCGCTGGCGGCGCTTTGGGAATACGCGCAGCTTTTGCACGCACGCGGCTGGGTGGCTTCAAGGTTCGTTTTCGTCGCGGCGGGGCTCGCCTCGGCCGCGACGCTTGCCTTCAAGCCGTCCGCGCACCGGATGCTGGCCGCGTCGGCGTCGCTCGCCGTCGTTTTTCTCGTGGCCTCGCTCGCGCGTCCGCAGCGCTCCATGGAGCAGCGCTTCCTCTCGATCGGCGCGTCGCTTTTCGGGGCATGCTGCGTCGGGATGGGCTTGGGCATCCAGGTTCCGCTCCGGGCGCACGGCGCCGAGTGGATTTTCCTGCTCTACCTTGCGGTCTGGCTTGGTGACACGTTCGCTTTTTACGTCGGTCGGACACTTGGCCGTCATCCCATGGCTCCGGAAGTCAGCCCCCGCAAAACATGGGAGGGGGCCGTGGGTCATGTGCTCGGAGGTCTTATAGGCGCCATCGCGGCGAAGATGCTGTTTTTCCACACCCCTGGATGGGACATCGCGGTGATCGCGGGAATCCTTCTTAGCCTTGCGGCCCAACTGGGCGACCTTTCCATCTCGCTCCTCAAGCGCGCCGCCGGCGCGAAAGATTCTGGAGCGCTGCTTCCGGGGCACGGCGGCGTCCTCGACCGCGCCGACTCGCTTCTCTTTGCGGCCCCCCTGCTCTTTATCTACAGCAGGATTGTGTCCTAG
- a CDS encoding dipeptide ABC transporter ATP-binding protein, which produces MTARPQEQILQAPPPPEARARPAEDALLEVRNLKKYFPLYRGVFQHVYAHVRAVDGVSFSIRRGETFGLVGESGCGKTTVGRCILRLTEPTEGEVRFEEENILDFDRERMRLARQDMQVIFQDPYASLNPRMTIGDIVGEPFVIHAIARGSEKRDRVAHLLRTVGLDPQHMKRYPHEFSGGQRQRIGIARALALQPKLIIADEPVSALDVSIQAQVVNLLQDLQEKLRLTYLFIAHDLSVVEHISHRVGVMYLGKLVEVATSEELYENPLHPYTKALLSAVPVPDPAVKKERVVLPGDVPTPVNPPSGCRFRTRCPIAEARCAEEEPPLVEKTSAREGEHVAACLLVE; this is translated from the coding sequence ATGACCGCCCGGCCCCAGGAACAAATTCTTCAAGCCCCGCCGCCCCCCGAGGCGCGCGCGCGGCCCGCGGAGGACGCGCTCCTCGAGGTGCGCAACCTGAAGAAATATTTTCCGCTCTACCGCGGCGTCTTCCAGCACGTCTACGCGCACGTGAGGGCCGTGGACGGCGTGAGCTTTTCCATCCGCCGGGGCGAGACCTTCGGCCTCGTGGGCGAGTCGGGCTGCGGCAAGACCACCGTCGGGCGCTGCATACTGCGGCTCACCGAGCCGACCGAGGGCGAGGTTCGGTTCGAGGAGGAAAACATTCTCGACTTCGACCGCGAGCGCATGCGCCTCGCGCGGCAGGACATGCAGGTAATTTTTCAGGACCCTTACGCCTCCCTCAACCCGCGCATGACCATCGGCGACATCGTGGGCGAGCCGTTCGTCATCCACGCTATCGCCAGGGGAAGCGAAAAGCGGGACCGCGTGGCGCACCTCCTGCGCACGGTGGGGCTCGACCCCCAGCACATGAAGCGCTATCCGCACGAGTTCTCGGGCGGCCAGCGCCAGCGCATCGGCATCGCGCGGGCGCTTGCGCTCCAGCCCAAGCTCATCATCGCCGACGAGCCCGTCTCCGCGCTCGACGTCTCCATCCAGGCGCAGGTCGTGAACCTCCTTCAGGACCTGCAGGAAAAGCTTCGCCTCACCTATCTCTTCATCGCGCATGACCTGAGCGTCGTCGAGCACATCTCGCACCGCGTGGGCGTGATGTACCTGGGAAAGCTGGTCGAGGTGGCGACGAGCGAAGAGCTCTACGAGAACCCGCTCCACCCCTACACGAAGGCGCTTCTTTCGGCCGTGCCCGTTCCCGACCCGGCCGTCAAGAAGGAGCGCGTCGTCCTTCCGGGCGACGTGCCGACGCCCGTGAATCCCCCGTCGGGCTGCCGCTTCCGCACGCGCTGCCCCATCGCCGAGGCGCGCTGCGCCGAGGAGGAGCCGCCGCTCGTCGAAAAGACTTCCGCCCGAGAGGGCGAGCACGTCGCGGCGTGCCTCCTGGTGGAGTAG
- a CDS encoding threonine synthase: MDSLIHHLQCTACGNVYPDDLEHQSCTECRKPLEVRYDLRPSAASLPRAWSGRGAYLWRYRELLPLREARNLVTLGEGCTPLLRVPRWERQFRLHRVFVKDEGQNPTGSFKARGMAVVVAKAKEMGAKRIALATLGNAGVAAAAYAAAARLKAHVFMPSDTPEAFSSECEHYGAAVHRVDGALDHAAMVMSQDKEARRAYNVGTFRQPYRLEGKKTMGFELWEQMDGNLPDIILYPTGSGTGIAALWRAFSELEEAGMLKNGKKPRLVAVQPDGCAPIVKAFREKAAQTERWENPETIALGLRVPSPLGDTLALHALYDSDGFALSVSDYEIRQAMREMAAGAGVFPAPEGAATLAALRMLQESEKIPSSASVVLINAATGDRYVELL, from the coding sequence ATGGATTCCCTCATTCATCACCTGCAGTGCACCGCATGCGGGAACGTCTATCCCGATGACCTGGAGCACCAAAGCTGCACCGAGTGCCGCAAGCCGCTCGAGGTGCGCTACGACCTGCGTCCGAGCGCCGCGTCGCTCCCGAGGGCGTGGAGCGGGCGCGGCGCCTACCTCTGGCGCTACCGCGAGCTTCTGCCGCTCCGCGAGGCGAGGAATCTCGTCACGCTCGGCGAGGGATGCACGCCGCTTCTTCGCGTGCCCCGCTGGGAGCGGCAGTTTCGGCTGCACCGCGTTTTTGTCAAGGACGAGGGGCAAAACCCGACCGGCTCGTTCAAGGCGCGCGGCATGGCCGTCGTGGTTGCGAAGGCCAAGGAGATGGGCGCAAAGCGCATCGCCCTCGCCACGCTCGGAAACGCGGGCGTCGCCGCGGCCGCCTATGCCGCGGCGGCCCGCCTGAAGGCGCACGTCTTCATGCCCTCGGATACGCCGGAGGCCTTTTCGAGCGAATGCGAGCACTACGGCGCCGCAGTGCACCGGGTGGACGGCGCCCTCGACCATGCCGCCATGGTGATGAGCCAGGACAAAGAAGCGCGCCGGGCCTACAACGTCGGCACCTTTCGCCAGCCCTACCGCCTTGAGGGCAAAAAGACGATGGGCTTCGAGCTCTGGGAGCAGATGGACGGCAATTTGCCCGACATCATCCTCTATCCCACGGGGAGCGGCACGGGAATCGCCGCACTCTGGAGGGCGTTTTCGGAGCTCGAGGAAGCGGGCATGCTGAAAAACGGGAAGAAGCCGCGGCTCGTCGCCGTGCAGCCCGACGGATGCGCGCCCATCGTTAAGGCGTTCCGCGAGAAGGCGGCCCAAACCGAGCGCTGGGAAAACCCCGAGACCATCGCGCTCGGCCTGCGCGTTCCCTCGCCCCTGGGCGACACGCTGGCGCTCCACGCCCTCTACGACAGCGACGGCTTCGCCCTTTCGGTGAGCGACTACGAGATTCGGCAGGCCATGCGCGAGATGGCGGCGGGCGCGGGCGTCTTTCCGGCGCCCGAGGGGGCGGCGACGCTTGCGGCCTTGAGGATGCTCCAGGAGTCGGAAAAAATTCCTTCCTCAGCCTCCGTGGTGCTTATTAATGCCGCAACGGGAGACCGCTATGTGGAGCTGCTTTAA
- a CDS encoding ABC transporter ATP-binding protein: protein MEPLLKIRRLKTHFFTEDGVVPAVDDVSFQIHAGEAVGLVGESGCGKSVTALSILRLITHPGRIMGGEILYKGKNLLALSEEEMRRVRGNEISMIFQEPMTSLNPVFTVGDQIMEAIRLHQGKPRREAREEAVRMMRLVAIPDPEKRVDNYPHEMSGGMRQRVMIAMALSCHPSLLIADEPTTALDVTIQAQIMELLAELQEKLGLAVLLITHDLGVVAEFVGCVLVMYTGKIVEEAPVAKLFKDPKHPYTRGLLRSIPKVHGEAAAERLETIEGAVPDLARLPDGCHFAPRCPLVKEVCREGMPDFRAVASEHTARCVLY, encoded by the coding sequence ATGGAGCCTCTCCTCAAAATCCGCCGCCTCAAGACGCATTTTTTCACCGAGGACGGCGTCGTGCCCGCCGTGGACGACGTCTCGTTCCAGATCCATGCTGGCGAGGCCGTGGGACTCGTGGGCGAGTCGGGCTGCGGCAAGAGCGTCACGGCGCTTTCCATCCTTCGCCTCATCACCCACCCCGGGCGCATCATGGGCGGCGAGATTCTCTACAAGGGGAAAAACCTGCTGGCGCTCTCCGAGGAGGAGATGCGCCGCGTCCGCGGAAACGAAATTTCCATGATTTTCCAGGAGCCCATGACGAGCCTGAACCCGGTCTTCACGGTGGGCGACCAGATCATGGAGGCGATTCGCCTGCACCAGGGGAAACCGCGGCGAGAGGCGCGCGAGGAGGCCGTCCGCATGATGCGGCTCGTGGCCATCCCCGACCCCGAGAAGCGCGTGGACAACTACCCGCACGAGATGTCGGGCGGCATGCGCCAGCGCGTGATGATAGCCATGGCGCTCTCGTGCCATCCCTCGCTCCTCATCGCCGACGAGCCGACGACGGCGCTCGACGTCACCATCCAGGCGCAAATCATGGAACTCCTTGCCGAGCTTCAGGAAAAGCTCGGGCTCGCGGTGCTCCTCATCACGCATGACCTGGGCGTGGTCGCGGAATTCGTGGGCTGCGTCCTCGTGATGTACACGGGCAAGATAGTCGAGGAGGCGCCCGTCGCAAAGCTTTTCAAGGACCCGAAGCATCCCTACACCCGGGGGCTTCTGCGGAGCATTCCCAAAGTGCACGGCGAAGCCGCGGCGGAGCGCCTGGAGACCATCGAGGGCGCCGTGCCCGACCTGGCGCGGCTCCCGGACGGCTGCCATTTCGCGCCGCGCTGCCCCTTGGTGAAAGAGGTTTGCCGCGAGGGCATGCCGGACTTCCGCGCCGTCGCGAGCGAGCACACCGCAAGATGCGTGCTGTATTGA
- a CDS encoding sigma-70 family RNA polymerase sigma factor, which yields MAGTDTERRDKPSDEEIIESVKQGSTDAFGVIVERHQSAIVNYVTGILRDRAKATDVAQETFLRAYRAAPRYEPVAPVKTWLHTIATRLAISEIRREKRWGKLLFSARDSEAHEGVMTNAPSKTPSPEANLTRQEVVERVRGAVRSLPEKYRVVVALRDLQGLSYEEIENVVGCPLGTVKSRVNRGRLMLKDVLREFVES from the coding sequence ATGGCCGGGACGGATACGGAACGACGAGACAAGCCGAGCGATGAAGAGATTATCGAAAGCGTCAAGCAAGGATCGACGGACGCTTTCGGAGTCATCGTCGAGCGGCACCAGAGCGCCATCGTGAACTACGTGACAGGCATTCTCCGGGACCGCGCGAAGGCGACGGACGTCGCCCAGGAAACGTTCCTTCGAGCCTACCGCGCCGCGCCGCGGTACGAGCCCGTGGCGCCGGTCAAGACGTGGCTCCATACCATCGCCACGCGCCTCGCCATCAGCGAGATCCGGCGCGAGAAGCGCTGGGGCAAGCTGCTCTTCAGCGCGAGGGACAGCGAGGCGCACGAGGGCGTCATGACGAACGCCCCCTCGAAGACGCCGTCGCCCGAGGCGAATCTGACGCGGCAGGAGGTCGTGGAGCGGGTGCGCGGGGCCGTGAGGAGTCTTCCCGAGAAATACCGCGTCGTGGTGGCCCTGCGGGACCTGCAGGGGCTCTCGTACGAGGAGATCGAGAACGTGGTGGGCTGCCCCCTGGGCACCGTCAAGTCGCGCGTCAACCGCGGGCGGCTCATGCTCAAGGACGTGCTGCGGGAGTTCGTGGAGAGCTGA